The Cloacibacterium caeni region TGCAATTTTGATATTGTTTTGGGAAGTTTTGAGAAGCGGACTGTTTTGCTCCGCAATTTGCTGATAATCTTGAAGTGTGTTTTGGCTGAAAACACTACTATTTATAAGCATTAGCCAAAGTATGAATACGATTCTTTGCATAATCCTTTGTTTAAATGAAATGCAAAATTTTTTTACATTTCACGGACAAAAGTGCAACTGAACTTTGAAAACTTTTTGAATTTTTAGAATGCTATAGAAAAAATATGGCGATTATTTTCAAATTGATATGAAATATTCCAATGATGGAATTGAGTAATTTTTTCAACGATTGACAAACCTAAACCACTTCCGCTTTTCTCCTGTGAAAGCTGGATAAAACGTTTGAAAACCAAATCAGAGTTTAAAGATTTATGACCTGAATTGGATATTTGTAATGAATTTTTGGAAAGCTCGATATTAATATTTCCTTTTGATTCAGTATAACGAATGGCGTTTAAAAGTAAATTATTAATCAAAACTTCTACTAAACCATTATTGCCTTTTATTGTAATATTTTGGTCAATTTGAGTGTCAATTTTCATTTCTTTTTGCTCAAAATATTCTTCAAATATCAAGATACTTTGATTCATTAATTCTGTTAGATTAATAATTTCGGTATCATCAAATTGATGGCTTTCAATTTTTGTTAAAAGTAAAAGATTTTTATTAATTCTGGAACTTCTGTTGAGGGCAGTATGCATTTCTTCTGCAATATGATATTGCTTTTCCGTTAATCCTTCGCTTTGCAATAGAATATCCAATTTGTTTTTTAGAATCGCTAAAGGTGTTTGCAATTCGTGTGAGGCATTTTCTGTAAACTCTTTTTGAGATTTGAATACATTAACGTTTTGAGCAATCAGTTTTTGAAGTGAATCATTTAGTTCTGTAAACTCTAAAGTATCGGTTGGTTCAAATATTAATTCAGTCTGCTTTGTGAGGTTAAATTTCTTTAATTGAGCTAAAGTATTTTGAAATGGTTTCCAAATAGAGTTGGATAATTTTTTGGTCAATAACAACAATCCAACAACGATTAAAATAAAGAAAAAAACCGTCATAATGATAATAACACCAATGGTTTCACCCGATTCTTCGATATTGGTTTGTGTGGTAAGACGGTACGGCTTTTTGTTAATGTAAACAACTGTTGAAAGGATGCGGAAACGGTCAGGTTCTTGGGATTGGATAAAAATATTT contains the following coding sequences:
- a CDS encoding sensor histidine kinase; translated protein: MKPLLNKTIKPFLIYVLIIFMVSVPVYYFVIDNIWKSELDEHNKMAAFAVQYNFNRLKLSDVELEKNIELWNQVQPNSKLQKVGSDDDLKNRIYTETNKNIFIQSQEPDRFRILSTVVYINKKPYRLTTQTNIEESGETIGVIIIMTVFFFILIVVGLLLLTKKLSNSIWKPFQNTLAQLKKFNLTKQTELIFEPTDTLEFTELNDSLQKLIAQNVNVFKSQKEFTENASHELQTPLAILKNKLDILLQSEGLTEKQYHIAEEMHTALNRSSRINKNLLLLTKIESHQFDDTEIINLTELMNQSILIFEEYFEQKEMKIDTQIDQNITIKGNNGLVEVLINNLLLNAIRYTESKGNINIELSKNSLQISNSGHKSLNSDLVFKRFIQLSQEKSGSGLGLSIVEKITQFHHWNISYQFENNRHIFSIAF